A window of the Pseudocalidococcus azoricus BACA0444 genome harbors these coding sequences:
- a CDS encoding phospholipase D-like domain-containing protein — translation MFTPPQNVVKFLRKHWRYGILFFIGLLIALIGVTQCQRGELKIGGLSPLPQHPYIKAHMNHDQALTYTEPYRDMTREGENFEQIMIEGIKGAKFSIDFAVQEFRLPLLAQALAERKKAGVNVRVILENTYTRTWASYSQAELDSLAPRMKERYQDWLNLTDTNGDGRASPTEIAARDAITILNQAGVPWLDDTADGSAGSMLMHHKFIVIDGQQVIATTANFTLSDVHGDIGAPDTRGNANSLLDIASPQLAALFIEEFNIMWGDGPGGKPDSLFGVQKPFRPTRRVQIGDATVDVKFSPTSRRIPWEDTTNGLINHVFTTARKSIDMALFVFSDQQLVNTLETKHNNGIAIRTLVDPGFIYRDFSEALDMLGVAMANTGQARRGKCYYEAGNRPWTNPIQTVGTPDLPKGDKLHHKYGVIDGQTVIMGSHNWSEAANRGNDEYLLVVHHPTVAAHYVREFERLYANAKLGLPERIKTKIAQQLGDCGGKIATRDAAPVTSRARSTTANEDDPTATGEPSPSANPSTRPTTAANSSSRSRPNTASSSPSGAKINVNRASEAELTALPGVGPKVAAAIVKTRASHPFTSLEDLDAVPGIGPKMLERIKDQVSF, via the coding sequence ATGTTTACCCCTCCCCAAAACGTTGTCAAGTTCCTGCGTAAACATTGGCGCTATGGAATCCTATTTTTCATTGGCCTGTTAATTGCTCTGATTGGTGTAACTCAGTGCCAGCGGGGAGAACTCAAGATTGGGGGTCTTTCACCCTTACCACAACATCCCTACATCAAGGCCCACATGAACCACGACCAGGCCTTGACCTACACCGAACCCTATCGGGACATGACGCGGGAAGGCGAAAACTTTGAACAGATCATGATTGAGGGGATTAAAGGGGCAAAATTTTCGATTGACTTTGCGGTGCAGGAATTTCGTTTACCTCTCCTGGCCCAGGCCCTCGCCGAACGCAAAAAAGCCGGGGTCAATGTCCGTGTCATTTTGGAAAATACCTACACCCGCACCTGGGCCAGCTACAGCCAAGCAGAATTGGATAGTTTAGCCCCCCGGATGAAAGAACGCTATCAAGATTGGCTGAATTTAACTGATACCAATGGTGACGGGCGGGCTTCCCCAACAGAGATCGCCGCACGGGATGCGATTACGATTCTGAACCAGGCCGGAGTTCCTTGGCTGGATGACACGGCGGATGGCTCGGCAGGCAGTATGCTCATGCACCACAAATTTATTGTTATTGATGGGCAACAAGTCATTGCAACCACGGCCAACTTTACTCTCAGCGATGTTCACGGGGATATTGGCGCGCCGGATACCCGCGGGAATGCCAATTCGTTGTTGGATATTGCCAGTCCCCAATTAGCGGCCTTATTTATCGAGGAATTTAACATCATGTGGGGAGATGGGCCGGGGGGGAAACCCGATAGTTTGTTTGGAGTCCAAAAACCCTTTCGGCCAACTCGGCGTGTGCAAATTGGCGATGCTACTGTGGATGTCAAATTCTCCCCCACCTCTCGGCGAATTCCTTGGGAAGACACCACCAATGGCCTGATCAACCATGTCTTTACCACGGCTCGCAAATCCATTGATATGGCCCTGTTTGTTTTTTCCGATCAGCAATTAGTGAACACCCTGGAAACGAAACATAATAACGGGATTGCGATTCGGACATTGGTGGATCCGGGGTTTATTTATCGTGATTTTAGTGAAGCTCTGGATATGCTCGGTGTGGCGATGGCCAATACGGGGCAGGCTCGGCGGGGAAAATGTTACTACGAAGCGGGCAACCGGCCTTGGACTAACCCAATTCAAACAGTCGGGACTCCTGACCTTCCCAAGGGGGACAAGCTGCACCACAAATACGGGGTCATTGATGGCCAAACGGTGATTATGGGGTCGCACAACTGGTCAGAAGCGGCAAACCGAGGCAATGACGAATATCTGCTGGTGGTGCATCACCCAACTGTAGCGGCTCATTATGTCCGGGAATTTGAGCGACTCTATGCCAATGCCAAGCTGGGCTTACCGGAGCGGATTAAAACCAAAATTGCCCAGCAGTTAGGAGATTGTGGTGGAAAAATCGCAACTCGAGATGCGGCCCCTGTCACAAGTCGCGCCCGGAGCACCACTGCCAACGAAGACGATCCGACCGCTACCGGGGAACCTAGCCCTTCTGCCAACCCTTCAACTCGGCCGACAACTGCGGCTAATTCCTCTTCAAGGAGTCGTCCCAATACCGCCAGTTCTAGTCCCAGTGGAGCCAAGATTAACGTCAATAGGGCATCTGAAGCTGAGTTAACCGCCCTACCTGGAGTTGGCCCCAAGGTTGCCGCGGCAATTGTTAAGACCCGCGCCAGTCACCCCTTTACTTCCCTGGAGGATCTCGATGCTGTGCCAGGGATTGGCCCCAAAATGCTAGAGCGAATTAAGGATCAAGTTTCGTTTTAA
- a CDS encoding glycoside hydrolase family 9 protein, which translates to MSNVLYSVTETWQNGFNGKLAVGSPTQTLKGWTVTFEASFNITNIWNAEIVSRQGNRYTIRFAEWNQTIAPGQVVNVGFTASYTGTTPPPVTNLNLTTTTTPTPAPLPTLSINDLSIGEAQGNAVFTVNLSQASSTPITVSFATANGTAIAGQDYTSRTGTLTFNPGERAKTISIPILNDTLVESNETFTVRLTNPQQATIAKATGTATIIDNDIAAPPPLPTLTINDISVGEDKGNGLFTVSLSQASSTPITVSFATANGTAIAGQDYTSRTGTLTFNPGERAKTISVPILNDTLVESNETFTIRLTNAQQATIAKATGTATILDNDVAPPPPANQAVTFNIISDWQSGFTGNFSITNRATQTVNGWTLKFDAPFTITNIWNADIVSRQGNTYTIKNASFNGTLNPNQTISFGFNGNNPNNVTTPPSNLVFNGNSIQPPPSLPTLTINDLTVTEGLNANAVFTVNLSQASSNSITVNYGTQSGTATAGQDFTSRTGTLTFAPGETSKTIAIPIIDDTLLEYPETFRLVLSNPTQATLAKATGTGTIISNEVPVAKFNYGEALQKSFLFYEANRSGALPPTNRIDWRRNSALNDGKDVGRDLTGGYYDAGDHGKFGLPMAASMTMLAWGGLQYNQAYTRSGQLDELLSTIKWGTDYILKAHETDSQGTKAFWGQVGLPSLDHAFWGAPENMTMARPTFKIDRQKPGSDLAGESAATLAAASMLFKASNPQYANLLLQNAIQLYDFADKYRGKYSDSIPEIQNYYNSWSGFNDELAWGATWLYKATGNTSYLTKAEGLYNGIGRGWTQNWDDKSYGVGVLLAQETGKARYKTDVENWLDYWSDRTGNGISYTSGGLAWLTQWGSNRYAANTAMLAGIYADTVNDKNGRYANLAKSQIDYLLGDNPRNFSYMVGFGTNYALNPHHRGASGVTNINDPLPNRHILYGALVGGPTSANDFAYQDQRNDYVANEVALDYNAGLTGALARMYQQFGGNPLTDSQLNSLPGITIPNVGGV; encoded by the coding sequence ATGAGTAATGTTCTCTATAGTGTTACGGAAACTTGGCAAAATGGCTTCAATGGAAAATTAGCTGTCGGGAGTCCAACTCAAACCTTAAAGGGCTGGACAGTCACATTTGAGGCCAGCTTTAACATTACCAACATCTGGAATGCTGAAATTGTCAGTCGCCAAGGCAACCGCTACACCATTCGCTTTGCCGAGTGGAATCAAACCATTGCCCCAGGCCAGGTGGTGAATGTCGGCTTTACGGCTAGCTATACCGGAACAACTCCGCCCCCGGTGACTAATCTCAACCTAACGACCACAACCACCCCCACCCCTGCACCGTTACCAACTCTCAGTATCAATGACTTATCCATTGGGGAAGCTCAGGGAAATGCGGTTTTTACAGTTAATCTCTCCCAGGCCAGCAGCACCCCAATTACGGTTAGTTTTGCCACCGCCAACGGAACAGCGATTGCGGGTCAAGACTACACTAGCCGCACCGGAACCCTCACCTTCAATCCAGGGGAACGCGCTAAAACCATCAGTATTCCCATCCTTAACGACACCCTAGTTGAAAGCAACGAAACCTTTACCGTTCGCCTGACAAATCCTCAACAGGCCACAATTGCTAAAGCCACTGGCACGGCCACCATTATTGATAACGATATTGCAGCACCACCACCTCTACCAACCCTGACTATTAATGATATTTCAGTGGGTGAAGATAAGGGCAATGGGCTGTTTACGGTTAGTCTTTCCCAGGCCAGCAGCACTCCAATTACGGTTAGTTTTGCCACCGCCAACGGAACAGCGATTGCGGGTCAAGACTACACTAGCCGCACCGGAACCCTCACCTTCAATCCAGGAGAACGCGCCAAAACCATCAGTGTTCCAATCCTGAACGATACATTAGTAGAAAGCAACGAAACCTTTACAATTCGCCTCACTAATGCCCAACAGGCCACAATTGCTAAAGCCACTGGCACAGCCACAATTCTCGATAATGATGTCGCCCCGCCACCGCCAGCAAACCAAGCCGTGACATTTAATATCATCAGTGATTGGCAATCAGGGTTTACCGGAAACTTTAGCATCACCAATCGAGCCACCCAAACCGTTAATGGTTGGACATTGAAATTTGATGCCCCCTTTACGATCACCAATATTTGGAATGCGGACATTGTCAGTCGTCAGGGCAATACCTATACGATTAAAAATGCCAGCTTTAATGGCACCCTCAACCCCAACCAAACTATTTCCTTTGGCTTCAATGGCAACAACCCCAACAATGTCACCACGCCCCCCAGCAACCTGGTCTTTAACGGTAATTCTATTCAGCCCCCGCCTTCCCTGCCCACACTGACAATCAACGATCTAACCGTTACAGAAGGCCTCAATGCCAATGCTGTTTTTACGGTTAACCTCTCCCAGGCCAGCAGTAACAGCATCACCGTTAACTATGGTACCCAATCGGGAACTGCCACCGCCGGCCAAGACTTTACCAGCCGCACCGGAACCCTCACCTTTGCCCCCGGCGAAACCAGCAAAACCATCGCCATCCCAATCATTGATGACACGCTGCTGGAGTACCCGGAAACCTTTCGCCTTGTCCTGAGTAACCCAACCCAAGCCACCCTGGCCAAAGCCACTGGCACGGGGACGATTATTAGCAATGAAGTTCCGGTGGCAAAATTCAACTATGGGGAGGCCTTACAAAAATCATTTCTGTTCTATGAGGCCAATCGCTCTGGGGCCTTACCTCCGACAAATCGGATTGACTGGCGGCGGAATTCGGCCCTAAATGACGGTAAAGATGTCGGGCGGGATTTAACGGGTGGCTATTACGATGCCGGGGATCATGGCAAATTTGGCCTGCCAATGGCGGCTTCGATGACCATGTTGGCCTGGGGGGGACTGCAATATAACCAGGCCTACACTCGGAGCGGGCAATTAGATGAACTCCTCAGCACAATCAAATGGGGGACCGATTATATCCTGAAGGCCCATGAAACCGACAGCCAAGGGACAAAAGCCTTTTGGGGCCAGGTGGGTTTGCCGTCTTTGGATCATGCCTTTTGGGGTGCGCCGGAAAATATGACCATGGCCCGGCCCACCTTTAAGATTGATCGGCAAAAACCAGGCTCAGACTTGGCCGGGGAATCCGCTGCTACCTTGGCCGCTGCCTCGATGTTATTTAAGGCCTCCAATCCCCAGTACGCCAATCTTCTGCTCCAAAATGCGATCCAACTCTATGACTTTGCCGATAAATATCGGGGTAAATATTCCGATAGCATTCCTGAAATTCAAAACTATTACAACTCTTGGAGCGGTTTTAATGATGAACTGGCCTGGGGGGCAACTTGGCTCTACAAAGCAACGGGCAACACGAGCTATCTAACCAAAGCCGAGGGTCTTTATAATGGCATCGGGCGGGGTTGGACGCAGAACTGGGACGATAAGTCCTACGGCGTGGGGGTATTACTGGCCCAAGAAACGGGTAAAGCTCGTTACAAAACCGATGTGGAAAACTGGCTGGATTATTGGTCAGATCGCACGGGTAACGGCATTTCCTATACATCCGGGGGCCTGGCCTGGCTCACCCAATGGGGGTCCAATCGCTATGCGGCCAATACGGCAATGCTGGCGGGTATTTATGCGGATACCGTCAATGACAAAAATGGCCGCTACGCCAACTTAGCCAAGAGCCAGATTGATTATCTCCTCGGTGACAACCCCCGCAACTTTAGCTATATGGTTGGCTTTGGGACAAATTACGCCCTCAATCCCCATCATCGCGGCGCATCAGGAGTGACTAACATTAATGATCCTCTTCCCAATCGCCATATTCTTTACGGTGCTTTAGTGGGTGGCCCGACCTCTGCCAATGATTTTGCCTATCAAGATCAACGCAATGACTATGTGGCTAATGAGGTGGCCTTAGACTACAACGCGGGTTTAACAGGTGCTCTGGCGCGGATGTATCAACAGTTTGGCGGCAATCCCTTAACGGATAGTCAACTCAATAGCTTGCCAGGGATTACCATTCCGAATGTCGGGGGGGTTTGA